A window of the Halichoerus grypus chromosome 2, mHalGry1.hap1.1, whole genome shotgun sequence genome harbors these coding sequences:
- the CHD3 gene encoding chromodomain-helicase-DNA-binding protein 3 isoform X16: MASPLRDEEEEEEEMVVSEEEEEEEEEGDEEEEEVEAADEDYEEDDDDGVLGRGPGHDRGRDRHSPPGCHLFPPPPPPPPPLPPPPPPPPPPDKDDIRLLPSALGVKKRKRGPKKQKENKPGKPRKRKKLDSEEEFGSERDEYREKSESGGSEYGTGPGRKRRRKHREKKEKKTKRRKKGEGDGGQKQVEQKSSATLLLTWGLEDVEHVFSEEDYHTLTNYKAFSQFMRPLIAKKNPKIPMSKMMTILGAKWREFSANNPFKGSAAAVAAAAAAAAAAVAEQVSAAVSSAAPIAPSGPPTLPPPPPADAQPPPIRRAKTKEGKGPGHKRRSKSPRVPDGRKKLRGKKMAPLKIKLGLLGGKRKKGGSYVLQSDEGPEPEAEESDLDSGSVHSASGRPDGPVRTKKLKRGRPGRKKRKVAGEEEVDGYETDHQDYCEVCQQGGEIILCDTCPRAYHLVCLDPELDRAPEGKWSCPHCEKEGVQWEAKEEEEEYEEEGEEEGEKEEEDDHMEYCRVCKDGGELLCCDACISSYHIHCLNPPLPDIPNGEWLCPRCTCPVLKGRVQKILHWRWGEPPVSVPAPQQADGNPDAPPPRPLQGRSEREFFVKWVGLSYWHCSWAKELQLEIFHLVMYRNYQRKNDMDEPPPLDYGSGEDDGKSDKRKVKDPHYAEMEEKYYRFGIKPEWMTVHRIINHSVDKKGNYHYLVKWRDLPYDQSTWEEDEMNIPEYEDHKQSYWRHRELIMGEDPAQPRKYKKKKKELQGDGPPSSPTNDPTVKYETQPRFITATGGTLHMYQLEGLNWLRFSWAQGTDTILADEMGLGKTIQTIVFLYSLYKEGHTKGPFLVSAPLSTIINWEREFQMWAPKFYVVTYTGDKDSRAIIRENEFSFEDNAIKGGKKAFKMKREAQVKFHVLLTSYELITIDQAALGSIRWACLVVDEAHRLKNNQSKFFRVLNGYKIDHKLLLTGTPLQNNLEELFHLLNFLTPERFNNLEGFLEEFADISKEDQIKKLHDLLGPHMLRRLKADVFKNMPAKTELIVRVELSPMQKKYYKYILTRNFEALNSRGGGNQVSLLNIMMDLKKCCNHPYLFPVAAMESPKLPSGAYEGGALIKASGKLMLLQKMLRKLKEQGHRVLIFSQMTKMLDLLEDFLDYEGYKYERIDGGITGALRQEAIDRFNAPGAQQFCFLLSTRAGGLGINLATADTVIIFDSDWNPHNDIQAFSRAHRIGQANKVMIYRFVTRASVEERITQVAKRKMMLTHLVVRPGLGSKAGSMSKQELDDILKFGTEELFKDENEGENKEEDSSVIHYDNEAIARLLDRNQDATEDTDVQNMNEYLSSFKVAQYVVREEDKIEEIEREIIKQEENVDPDYWEKLLRHHYEQQQEDLARNLGKGKRVRKQVNYNDAAQEDQDNQSEYSVGSEEEDEDFDERPEGRRQSKRQLRNEKDKPLPPLLARVGGNIEVLGFNTRQRKAFLNAVMRWGMPPQDAFTTQWLVRDLRGKTEKEFKAYVSLFMRHLCEPGADGSETFADGVPREGLSRQQVLTRIGVMSLVKKKVQEFEHINGRWSMPELMPDPSADSKRSSRASSPTKTSPTTPEASATNSPCTSKPATPAPSEKGDGVRTPLEKDEAENQEEKPEKNSKTGEKMETEADVPSPAPSLGERLEPRKIPLEEEVPGVPGEMDPEPGYRGDREKSATESTPGERGEEKPLDGQEHRERPEGETGDLGKRAEDTRGERELRPGPPRDEPRPNGRREEKAEKPRFMFNIADGGFTELHTLWQNEERAAISSGKLNEIWHRRHDYWLLAGIVLHGYARWQDIQNDAQFAIINEPFKTEANKGNFLEMKNKFLARRFKLLEQALVIEEQLRRAAYLNLSQEPAHPAMALHARFAEAECLAESHQHLSKESLAGNKPANAVLHKVLNQLEELLSDMKADVTRLPATLSRIPPIAARLQMSERSILSRLASKGTEPHPTPAFPPGPYATPPGYGAAFSAAPAGALAAAGANYSQMPAGSFVTATTNGPPVLVKKEKEMVGALVSDGLDRKEPRAGEVICIDD, translated from the exons ATGGCTTCCCCTCTGagggacgaggaggaggaggaggaggagatggtggtgtcggaggaggaagaagaggaggaagaagagggcgacgaggaggaggaggaggtggaggcgGCCGACGAGGACTACGAGGAGGACGACGACGACGGAGTGCTCGGGCGCGGGCCGGGCCACGACCGGGGCCGCGACCGCCACAGCCCCCCCGGCTGCCACCTcttcccgccgccgccgccgccgccgccgccgctgcccccgccgccgccgccgcccccgccgccag ATAAGGATGACATCCGGCTGCTACCTTCAGCGTTGGGTGTGAAGAAGAGAAAACGAGGACccaagaagcagaaggagaacaAGCCAGGAAAACCCCGAAAACGCAAGAAGCTT GACAGTGAGGAGGAATTTGGCTCCGAGCGAGATGAGTACCGGGAGAAGTCAGAGAGCGGAGGCAGCGAATATGGAACTGGACCAGGTCGGAAACGGAGGcggaagcacagagaaaaaaaggagaagaagacaaAGCGGCggaaaaagggggagggagacgGGGGGCAAAAG CAGGTGGAACAGAAGTCGTCGGCAACTCTGCTTCTGACCTGGGGCCTGGAGGACGTGGAGCATGTGTTCTCCGAGGAGGATTACCACACACTCACCAACTACAAAGCCTTTAGCCAGTTCATGAG GCCCCTGATTGCGAAGAAGAATCCTAAGATCCCGATGTCTAAGATGATGACCATCCTCGGGGCCAAGTGGAGAGAGTTCAGTGCCAACAACCCCTTCAAGGGCTCGGCGGCTGCTGTGGCGGccgcggcggctgcggcggctgCGGCAGTGGCCGAGCAGGTGTCAGCTGCTGTGTCATCGGCCGCCCCCATAGCACCTTCCGGACCCCccaccctcccgccgccgcctcctgccgatgcccagcccccacccatcCGAAGAGCCAAAACCAAAGAGGGCAAAG GGCCGGGCCATAAAAGGCGGAGTAAGAGCCCCCGAGTGCCTGATGGACGCAAGAAGCTTCGGGGGAAGAAGATGGCACCACTGAAAATCAAGCTAGGGCTGCTGGGTggcaagaggaagaagggaggctCG TATGTTTTGCAGAGTGATGAGGGCCCTGAGCCGGAGGCCGAGGAGTCAGACCTGGACAGCGGCAGCGTCCACAGCGCCTCGGGCCGGCCCGACGGGCCTGTCCGCACCAAGAAGCTCAAGAGAGGCCGGCCAGGGCGGAAGAAGAGGAAGG TGGCCGGGGAGGAGGAGGTTGACGGCTACGAGACGGATCATCAGGATTACTGCGAGGTGTGCCAGCAGGGTGGGGAAATTATTCTGTGTGACACCTGCCCTCGTGCCTACCACCTCGTCTGCCTTGATCCTGAGCTGGACCGGGCTCCCGAGGGCAAATGGAGCTGCCCCCACTGC gagaaggagggggtgCAGTGGGAggccaaggaggaggaggaggaatacgaagaggagggagaggaagaaggggagaaggaggaggaagacgaCCACATGGAGTACTGTCGCGTGTGCAAGGATGGGGGCGAGCTCTTGTGCTGCGACGCGTGCATCTCCTCCTACCACATCCACTGTCTGAACCCGCCCCTGCCCGACATCCCCAATGGGGAATGGCTGTGTCCCCGATGCACG TGCCCCGTGCTGAAAGGCCGTGTGCAGAAGATCCTGCACTGGCGGTGGGGGGAGCCACCCGTGTCCGTGCCAGCCCCCCAGCAGGCCGACGGGAACCCCGATGCCCCTCCGCCCCGTCCTCTTCAAGGTCGATCGGAGCGAGAGTTCTTTGTCAAGTGGGTAGGACTGTCCTACTGGCACTGCTCCTGGGCCAAGGAGCTTCAG TTGGAGATCTTCCACTTGGTAATGTACCGGAACTACCAGCGGAAGAACGACATGGATGAGCCCCCGCCCCTGGACTATGGCTCCGGCGAGGACGATGGGAAGAGTGACAAGCGCAAGGTGAAGGACCCGCACTACGCGGAGATGGAGGAGAAGTACTATCGCTTTGGCATCAAGCCGGAGTGGATGACCGTCCACCGCATCATCAACCACAG TGTGGATAAAAAGGGGAATTACCACTACCTAGTGAAATGGAGGGACTTGCCCTACGACCAGTCCACATGGGAGGAAGATGAAATGAACATCCCCGAATATGAAGACCACAAGCAGAGCTACTGGAGACACCG AGAACTGATCATGGGGGAGGACCCCGCCCAGCCCCGCAagtataagaagaagaagaaggagctGCAGGGCGACGGGCCCCCCAGTTCTCCTACTAACGAC CCGACGGTGAAATACGAGACCCAGCCGCGGTTTATCACGGCCACGGGAGGCACGCTGCACATGTACCAGCTGGAGGGCTTGAACTGGCTGCGCTTCTCGTGGGCCCAGGGCACCGACACCATCCTGGCTGACGAGATGGGGCTGGGCAAGACCATCCAGACCATCGTCTTCCTCTACTCGCTCTACAAGGAG GGCCACACAAAGGGTCCCTTTCTGGTGAGTGCTCCCCTCTCTACTATCATTAACTGGGAGCGGGAGTTCCAGATGTGGGCACCCAAGTTCTACGTGGTGACGTACACGGGTGACAAGGACAGCCGGGCCATCATCCGCGAGAACGAGTTTTCCTTCGAAGACAACGCCATCAAAGGCGGCAAGAAAGCTTTCAAGATGAAG AGGGAGGCCCAGGTGAAGTTCCACGTTCTCCTGACATCGTATGAGCTGATCACCATCGATCAGGCAGCACTCGGCTCCATCCGCTGGGCCTGCCTCGTGGTGGATGAAGCCCATCGGCTCAAGAATAACCAGTCCAAG tttttcagGGTCCTCAATGGCTACAAGATAGATCATAAGTTGCTGCTGACAGGGACTCCATTGCAGAATAATCTGGAGGAGCTCTTCCACCTGCTGAACTTCCTCACCCCAGAGAGGTTTAA CAacctggaaggcttcctggaggagtttGCTGACATATCCAAAGAAGACCAGATTAAGAAACTGCACGATTTGCTGGGGCCGCACATGCTGCGGAGGCTCAAGGCTGATGTCTTCAAGAACATGCCAGCCAAGACGGAGCTCATAGTTCGGGTGGAGCTGAGCCCCATGCAGAA GAAATACTACAAGTACATCCTGACTCGGAACTTCGAGGCCTTGAATTCGCGAGGTGGCGGGAACCAGGTGTCTCTGCTCAACATCATGATGGATCTGAAGAAGTGTTGTAACCACCCCTACCTCTTCCCCGTGGCTGCTATG GAGTCCCCCAAACTCCCCAGTGGGGCCTACGAGGGTGGGGCACTTATTAAAGCATCTGGCAAGCTCATGCTCCTGCAGAAGATGCTACGCAAGCTGAAGGAGCAGGGACACAGAGTTCTCATCTTCTCGCAG ATGACCAAGATGCTGGACCTGCTAGAGGACTTTCTAGACTATGAAGGGTACAAGTATGAGCGCATCGACGGAGGTATCACGGGCGCCCTGAGGCAGGAGGCCATCGATCGGTTCAACG CTCCCGGGGCCCAGCAGTTCTGCTTCCTGCTGTCCACCCGAGCCGGGGGCCTGGGCATCAATCTGGCCACTGCCGACACGGTCATCATCTTCGATTCCGACTGGAACCCCCATAACGACATCCAG GCCTTCAGCCGCGCTCACCGCATCGGCCAGGCCAACAAGGTGATGATTTACCGGTTTGTGACTCGCGCGTCCGTGGAAGAGCGAATCACGCAAGTGGCCAAGAGGAAGATGATGCTGACGCACCTGGTGGTCCGGCCCGGGCTGGGCTCCAAGGCGGGCTCCATGTCCAAGCAGGAGCTGGATGACATCCTCAAATTCGGCACCGAGGAGCTGTTCAAGGACGAGAATGAGG GGGAGAACAAGGAGGAGGACAGCAGCGTGATTCACTACGACAACGAGGCCATCGCTCGGCTGTTGGACCGGAACCAGGATGCGACGGAGGACACGGACGTGCAGAACATGAACGAGTATCTCAGCTCCTTCAAGGTGGCCCAGTACGTGGTGCGGGAGGAAGACAAG ATCGAGGAGATCGAGCGGGAGATCATCAAGCAGGAGGAGAACGTGGACCCCGACTACTGGGAGAAGCTCCTGCGGCACCACTacgagcagcagcaggaggaccTGGCCCGCAATCTGGGCAAGGGCAAGCGGGTCCGCAAGCAGGTCAACTACAACGACGCCGCTCAGGAGGACCAGG ATAACCAGTCTGAATACTCAGTGGGATCAGAGGAGGAAGACGAAGACTTTGATGAGCGTCCAGAAG gacGTCGACAGTCAAAGAGGCAGCTCCGGAACGAGAAGGATAAGCCGCTGCCTCCGCTGTTGGCTCGAGTTGGGGGCAACATTGAG GTGCTGGGATTCAACACTCGGCAGCGGAAGGCCTTCCTCAACGCCGTCATGCGCTGGGGGATGCCGCCGCAGGATGCCTTCACCACTCAGTGGCTGGTGCGGGACCTGAGGGGCAAGACGGAGAAGGAGTTCAA GGCCTATGTGTCTCTGTTCATGCGCCATCTCTGTGAGCCTGGGGCGGACGGCTCGGAAACCTTCGCTGACGGCGTCCCTCGGGAGGGCCTGAGTCGCCAGCAAGTGCTGACCCGAATTGGAGTCATGTCTCTCGTCAAGAAGAag GTACAGGAATTTGAGCACATTAATGGGCGCTGGTCGATGCCCGAGCTGATGCCCGACCCCAGTGCCGACTCTAAGCGCTCCTCCAGAGCCTCCTCTCCGACCAAAACGTCTCCCACCACCCCTGAGGCTTCTGCTACGAACAGTCCTTGTACTTCTAAGCCTG CTACTCCAGCTCCAAGTGAGAAAGGAGATGGAGTGAGGACACCTCTTGAAAAGGATGAAGCGGAAAACCAAGAGGAGAAGCCCGAGAAGAACAGCAAAACCGGGGAGAAGATGGAGACCGAG GCCGATGTCCCTAGCCCAGCCCCATCGCTTGGGGAGCGGCTGGAGCCGAGGAAGATTCCTCTAGAGGAGGAGGTGCCGGGAGTCCCTGGAGAAATGGACCCTGAACCTGGGTACCGGGGGGACAGAGAGAAGTCAG CCACAGAGTCGACGccaggagagaggggggaggagaagcCGTTGGAtggacaggagcacagggagaggccGGAGGGGGAAACAGGGGATTTGGGCAAGAGAG CAGAAGACACGAGAGGGGAGCGGGAGCTGCGGCCGGGGCCTCCCCGGGACGAGCCGCGGCCCAACGGGCGGCGCGAGGAGAAGGCGGAGAAGCCGCGGTTCATGTTCAATATCGCAGACGGAGGTTTCACAG AGCTTCACACGCTGTGGCAGAATGAGGAACGGGCAGCCATTTCCTCGGGGAAACTCAATGAGATCTGGCACCGAAGACATGACTATTGGCTCCTGGCCGGGATTGTCCT CCACGGTTACGCACGGTGGCAGGACATCCAGAACGACGCTCAGTTTGCCATCATCAACGAGCCGTTTAAAACGGAAGCCAATAAGGGGAACTTTCTGGAGATGAAAAATAAGTTCCTGGCCCGGAGATTCAAG CTCCTGGAGCAGGCGCTGGTGATCGAGGAGCAGCTTCGGCGGGCGGCCTACCTGAACCTATCGCAGGAGCCGGCGCACCCCGCCATGGCCCTCCACGCCCGCTTCGCCGAGGCCGAGTGCCTGGCTGAGAGCCACCAGCACCTCTCCAAGGAGTCGCTGGCGGGGAACAAGCCGGCCAACGCCGTCCTGCACAAGG TTCTGAACCAGCTGGAGGAGTTGCTGAGCGACATGAAGGCGGACGTGACCCGCCTGCCGGCCACGCTGTCCCGAATACCCCCCATCGCAGCCCGCCTGCAGATGTCCGAGCGCAGCATCCTCAGCCGGCTGGCCAGCAAGGGCACGGAGCCTCACCCCACACCG GCCTTCCCCCCGGGGCCCTACGCTACGCCTCCGGGGTACGGGGCGGCCTTCAGCGCCGCCCCCGCCGGGGCCCTGGCCGCCGCAGGCGCCAACTACAGCCAGATGCCAGCAGGCTCCTTCGTCACAG CCACCACCAACGGCCCTCCAGTGCTggtgaagaaggagaaggaaatggtGGGGGCACTGGTGTCAGACGGGCTGGATCGGAAGGAGCCCCGAGCCGGGGAGGTGATCTGTATAGACGACTGA